From one Conexibacter woesei Iso977N genomic stretch:
- the thrC gene encoding threonine synthase: MAVTNLACRECGTEYELTAQYVCSKCFGPLEVKYDHSALADDVASLKRRITSGPQNIWRYVDFLPLVDGQPGPSAKVLSRVGLPAGCTPLVRADRLAERLGLKEVWVKNDAHNPTHSFKDRVVSVAAARARELGFDTLACASTGNLANAVAAAAAALGMPSYVFIPSNLEEQKILATGVYGTNLVKIRGNYDDVNRLCTEISGEQESWAFVNVNMRPYYAEGSKTLAYEIAEQLGFRTPDRVVAPIASGSLYTKIAKGFDEWRDLGLIEGDAPTMNGAQALGCSPVATAFAAGTDVCKPVKPDTIAKSLAIGNPADGPYAVELANNTGGSVDSVTDEEIKAGIRLLAETTGIFTETAGGVTTATLAKLADRGDIDPEERVVLVITGDGLKTLDAVRDTFHAHEIEPKFSDFENTVLSGVGA, translated from the coding sequence ATGGCTGTCACCAACCTTGCCTGTCGCGAGTGCGGCACCGAGTACGAGCTCACCGCGCAGTACGTCTGCTCGAAGTGCTTCGGCCCGCTCGAGGTCAAGTACGACCACAGCGCGCTGGCCGACGACGTCGCCTCGCTGAAGCGCCGGATCACCTCCGGCCCGCAGAACATCTGGCGCTACGTCGACTTCCTGCCGCTCGTCGACGGCCAGCCCGGCCCGAGCGCCAAGGTCCTGTCGCGCGTCGGCCTGCCCGCCGGCTGCACGCCGCTCGTGCGCGCCGACCGCCTCGCCGAGCGCCTGGGCCTCAAGGAGGTCTGGGTCAAGAACGACGCGCACAACCCCACGCACTCGTTCAAGGACCGCGTGGTCTCGGTCGCCGCCGCCCGCGCGCGTGAGCTCGGCTTCGACACGCTGGCCTGCGCCTCGACCGGCAACCTCGCCAACGCCGTGGCCGCCGCGGCCGCCGCGCTGGGGATGCCGTCCTACGTCTTCATCCCGAGCAACCTCGAGGAGCAGAAGATCCTCGCGACCGGCGTCTACGGCACCAACCTGGTGAAGATCAGGGGCAACTACGACGACGTCAACCGGCTCTGCACCGAGATCTCCGGCGAGCAGGAGTCGTGGGCGTTCGTCAACGTCAACATGCGCCCGTACTACGCCGAGGGGTCCAAGACCCTGGCCTACGAGATCGCCGAGCAGCTCGGGTTCCGCACGCCGGACCGCGTCGTCGCGCCGATCGCGTCCGGGTCGTTGTACACCAAGATCGCCAAGGGCTTCGACGAGTGGCGTGACCTCGGCCTGATCGAGGGCGACGCGCCGACGATGAACGGCGCCCAGGCCCTGGGCTGCTCGCCGGTCGCCACCGCGTTCGCCGCGGGCACCGACGTCTGCAAGCCGGTCAAGCCGGACACGATCGCCAAGTCGCTGGCGATCGGCAACCCGGCCGACGGCCCGTACGCGGTCGAGCTGGCCAACAACACCGGCGGCAGCGTCGACAGCGTCACCGACGAGGAGATCAAGGCGGGCATCCGCCTGCTGGCCGAGACGACCGGCATCTTCACCGAGACCGCCGGCGGCGTGACCACCGCGACGCTCGCCAAGCTCGCCGACCGCGGCGACATCGACCCGGAGGAGCGCGTCGTGCTCGTCATCACCGGCGACGGCCTCAAGACGCTCGACGCGGTCCGCGACACGTTCCATGCCCACGAGATCGAGCCGAAGTTCTCCGACTTCGAGAACACCGTGCTGAGCGGGGTCGGCGCCTGA
- a CDS encoding ubiquitin-like small modifier protein 1 produces the protein MAVTVKLPTQLRAAAGGAGRLEAEGATVGAVLQSVYASHPELKDSISDGDGGLRRFVNVYVDGEDVRFGDGLDTAVKDGGEVQILPAVAGG, from the coding sequence ATGGCCGTCACCGTCAAGCTCCCGACCCAGCTGCGCGCCGCCGCCGGCGGCGCGGGCAGGCTGGAGGCCGAGGGCGCGACCGTCGGCGCCGTCCTGCAGTCCGTGTACGCGTCGCACCCCGAGTTGAAGGACTCGATCTCCGACGGCGACGGCGGCCTGCGCCGCTTCGTCAACGTCTACGTCGACGGCGAGGACGTCCGCTTCGGCGACGGCCTCGACACCGCCGTCAAGGACGGCGGCGAGGTCCAGATCCTCCCGGCCGTCGCCGGGGGCTAG
- a CDS encoding magnesium transporter CorA family protein, producing the protein MPRLPRPPLRRAARSRTDGLTQVVEPETPNVESVEADGLRWFNIERPRQIDRAWLEEHFDFHPLDYEDVFSRNQRPKVDEYDGYLFVVLHFPVYDKRVNRLNAAELDIFVGPDFLITLPNEALAPLQYVFDRCQNNEDVREDMFSKGAGYLLYKVVDACVDASFPMLRKMGLKLERLEQAIFDEEANREIVRDLSNAKQEIINFRKIVRPQRAALRDLERTKRYVTGELDIYFDDINDASERVWDMLENYREVIEGLETTNESVLSHRLNDSIRVLTAFSVIMLPLTLIASVLGMNVGVPGQGSIHAFWITIAVMLGVLVGMIWWFRDRGWL; encoded by the coding sequence ATGCCGAGGCTTCCCCGCCCGCCTCTGCGTCGTGCTGCCCGCTCTCGAACGGACGGGCTCACGCAGGTCGTAGAGCCTGAGACGCCGAACGTCGAGTCCGTCGAGGCCGACGGGCTGCGCTGGTTCAACATCGAGCGCCCGCGGCAGATCGACCGCGCCTGGCTGGAAGAGCACTTCGACTTCCACCCGCTGGACTACGAGGACGTCTTCTCGCGCAACCAGCGCCCGAAGGTCGACGAGTACGACGGCTACCTGTTCGTCGTCCTGCACTTCCCGGTCTACGACAAGCGCGTCAACCGGCTCAACGCGGCCGAGCTCGACATCTTCGTCGGGCCGGACTTCCTGATCACGCTGCCCAACGAGGCGCTTGCGCCGCTGCAGTACGTCTTCGACCGCTGCCAGAACAACGAGGACGTCCGCGAGGACATGTTCAGCAAGGGCGCCGGCTACTTGTTGTACAAGGTGGTCGACGCGTGCGTGGACGCCTCGTTCCCGATGCTGCGCAAGATGGGGCTCAAGCTCGAGCGGCTCGAACAGGCCATCTTCGACGAGGAGGCCAACCGCGAGATCGTGCGCGACCTCTCCAACGCGAAGCAGGAGATCATCAACTTCCGCAAGATCGTCCGGCCGCAGCGCGCGGCGCTCCGCGACCTCGAGCGCACCAAGCGCTACGTCACGGGCGAGCTGGACATCTACTTCGACGACATCAACGACGCGTCCGAACGCGTCTGGGACATGTTGGAGAACTACCGCGAGGTCATCGAGGGACTCGAGACCACGAACGAGTCGGTGCTCTCGCACCGCCTGAACGACTCGATCCGGGTGCTGACCGCGTTCAGCGTGATCATGCTGCCGCTGACGCTGATCGCGTCGGTGCTGGGCATGAACGTCGGCGTCCCGGGCCAGGGCTCGATCCACGCGTTCTGGATCACGATCGCGGTGATGCTCGGCGTGCTCGTCGGGATGATCTGGTGGTTCCGCGATCGGGGCTGGTTGTAG
- a CDS encoding alpha/beta fold hydrolase: protein MTPSPSAFVLVPGAGGDGWYWSRVVPLLRAAGRDAVAVDLPAGDEDAGLDDYADAILEAIGDRRDVALVAQSMGAFSAPVAAARSGGAVVRLDLTCPMIPAPGESGSAWWSASGHSAAYAAAERAAGRDPDAPFDERTTFFHDIADDVTTEAYERPQQDESGASFSEPFPLDAWPEDIPTRVLLGRGDRLFPYTFMQDLTRTRLGVEADAIDAGHLASLSRPRDVAAWLLKD from the coding sequence ATGACCCCTTCCCCCTCCGCGTTCGTCCTCGTCCCCGGAGCCGGCGGCGACGGCTGGTACTGGTCGCGCGTCGTGCCGTTGCTGCGCGCGGCCGGGCGCGATGCCGTCGCCGTCGACCTCCCCGCCGGGGACGAGGACGCCGGGCTGGACGACTACGCCGACGCGATCCTCGAGGCGATCGGCGACCGCCGCGACGTCGCGCTGGTCGCGCAGTCGATGGGTGCGTTCAGCGCGCCGGTGGCGGCCGCCCGGTCCGGCGGCGCGGTCGTCCGGCTGGACCTGACGTGCCCGATGATCCCCGCGCCGGGCGAGTCGGGGAGCGCCTGGTGGTCGGCGTCCGGGCACTCGGCGGCCTACGCCGCGGCCGAGCGCGCCGCCGGCCGCGACCCCGACGCGCCGTTCGACGAGCGCACCACGTTCTTCCACGACATCGCCGACGACGTCACGACCGAGGCCTACGAGCGCCCGCAGCAGGACGAGTCGGGCGCGTCGTTCTCGGAGCCGTTCCCGCTCGACGCGTGGCCGGAGGACATCCCGACCCGCGTCCTGCTCGGCCGCGGCGACCGCCTGTTCCCCTACACCTTCATGCAGGACCTGACGCGCACGCGGCTGGGCGTCGAGGCCGATGCCATCGACGCCGGCCATCTCGCCTCGCTCTCCAGGCCGCGCGACGTGGCGGCCTGGTTGTTGAAGGACTAG